The genome window TCCACCACATCTGCCAAAGGTGTAATACCAAAGCCAGACAAAATCTTCTCAGCATATGGCATTCCAGAAGTCGTCAAGAGCGACAGTGGTCCACCGTTCAACTCTGAAGAGTTCTCCAGGTTTGCTACGTACCCGGGAGTCCACCACAGAAAGATAACGCCATACTGGCCCCAAGCAAATGGCGAAGTGGAAAGATTCATGAAGACCCTGAAAAAAACACTCAGGATTGCAACATCGGAGCACAAAAACTCTCAACAAGAACTGAATCGTTtcctgagagcatacagaacaacACCGCACTGCTCCACTGGGACGCCCCCTGCCACAGCAGTGTTTGGTAGGCAAGTGCGCACCACACTGCCCAGTGTCCAGTCCACAGTCCCGGACGAGCTCATGAGGGCCAAGGACACACAAGCgaaagagaagatgaaagggcacCACGACAAACGCTTCTGTTGTGCCTCCTCTGCTCTGAAAGTGGGAGACCATGTGTTGGTCAAAAGACTGCGACCAGACAACAAGTTCCTATCCCCTTTCCGTCCTGATCCGTTCCAAGTCATTGCAGTGAAAGCAACAATGGTCACTGCACAACGTGAGCAGCAGAGTGATGACAAGGAACACATCACACTTCAAGCAAGTGCCCCCCTCACCAGCTCGGCCTACGCCCGCCGCTACTGAACACCACAGCATCATCACAGCATCATGCCTCAACAGACTGACCCATAGCTGGTCCTAGCGGTTTGCCCACACCGACACGGACAGGTGTGGGCACCCCCAATGGCACCAGCGGGCCTGGAGACCCCTGGGATCCCTCGCTACCCACGGAGGGTATAGTTCAGAAGAGGCCAGAGTACCTTAAAGACTTTATATTaagttaaaagaaaaagaaaaaatgaaacaCTGTTTGTAGTCATAGAAAaccgttttgtttattttgatatctTCCCCTTTTACCTAGTATGTTTGGTCGTTTTGTTaggaatgttggagggatgtgatgctcagactttaatagagaatacctctttaagagGAGCAAGGGGTTATGGGACGAGTACGGAAGTAGGAAGGAGGAACAGGCATGAATGCAGGACACACTACAGTGTGGACGTATGAACGACAGGACGAGTGATAAAGTAAAGCCCCagttatttgctcacacagtcgtCCCGTGTGTTTGTGGACATTACAGGTCctacaactgacacatgtcaATATCTAAAAACCGCTTGAtctaaaaatctgaaatttggtatacttatacttggacccatttggctacattgccttaagtgccgattggctggattaccaaaatggccgcTGAAAAGCCAATCAAATTTCAGTAGCTAATatttgctagtgtgaatggccgatcttcatgaaacttgacaggtttattctttgtggcacatagaagccatatACCAGTATGAAATAGATCGGACACATGGGGGCGCTACAGTAAAcacatttacgttttgggtcatatctcgggctctgtAATGGACTCTCGAAAAAGTCTTTTCTCATCTGATTCCTTGAAGGTCCCGAATCTAACACACCCGTTCGCGCCAATTTCCGCCTGCAAAATTGTCCCGCCATTTTCAAAAAAAcgaaagtgaaagtaaaatgaaGTCTGAGGCTGGTCATCCGATTCTCATGAAATTTGGTCTGCATCATCTCCACACAATGCTGATacaacatgcctcagttctgttatgggcacagccggtgaatacatgttactaagcgacacagcccgactctgtctgttattcgtatgcacctacacttgcaacaataTGCCTTTCCATTTCGAAGTTACATGTCAATCCATATTTATGGTGTGGTCCATAGTGATTCTATTGCCTATATCTtgattgtccaaacttaacgaaACTTGTTGAACACAATCAACACAACATTCTTGGAAGCACACATTTTGTGAAATTTCatccatagggggcgctacaactgacacattTCAATATCTGAAAAACTGCTTAAGCTAAAAATCGGGCCCCATTTGGTTACATTGCCTAAAGAGccaattggctggattaccaaaatggccgccaaacagccaatcaaaattcagtagcTAATATTTGCCAGTGTGAATTTCCGATCTTCATGCAACTTGAGAGGCGTATTCTTTATGTCATATAGAGgcagctgcaatactgcttggatccCGTTAATCgctgcttgcggctatatttgtttatgttttttgtttttttaaaaagggaAGATGTGTCGTTATATGCCTTTGTTAGGAACtgcgttacccagaatcctagCTGTTATGTTGCAGGCTAGTGACATGCTGAGGTTAGAGGTGGGATAATGTGGGATGTGGGAAAATAAAAGCTTCTGCGGGAACTTGGAAAAGGTCCATTCATTTTAAAAGAACAAGCAAAACAGTTTGCAGACTTTCTTACCAATAATGATTACAATATTATTTGAATAAACACAGTACCTTGGATATCTCCCAACAGTCCTTTATTTGTACATGCATTCACTCTCACAAACATTTTTTGAGAAAGTGAAGCACCTGACATAAACTATTTAGTTCCCACTTTGCTCTCTTCTATGTCACTTACTTTGTTCTCTGCTCTCTGAACTCAAAGCAGTCTTTACAAGATGGTTAAATGGCATTCATGAGCTAAACTTCTATAAATCCTCTCTCCCActgctctctcctctttctcctcattTCTTCCACCCTCATCAGCATTCCCAGGATGAAGATCGAGAACAGCCTGACCCTTCCCCAGCTCCCAGAGGCCCCATCTCCGACAGGACTCCAGTTCAGTGTAGCAACTGAGGAAGACTTTGATGAGATCATGGCAATGAGCCAGGACATCTATGGTGGCTTGGACTACCTGCCCACTAGATATACCACCTGGTTGCAGGAGTCCAACCGTACAGTCATACTGGCCCGCAAACAAGGGAAAGTGGTAAATTTGGATCTAAGAAATTATTTACTATTTTAAATTGCAATCTTTTGAGAAACCAACATCACAGAAACtcgaatcatatttattgccaagtagttcaagaatATACAAGGAATTTGGCTTGGTATGTTGGTGTATGAAGGAAAAACCAACAGCAACAGTatgataaaagttaaaaagaataatacaatataataaaatatttatacaagaaaaaataaaaataggtgAGATAAGGTGCAATAATAAAGAAAACGCAACATAAATCTAATTTACAAAGGAGGCAAGGCCCAGCAGTGGGACGAAGCTGCTTTAGCATGTTTTCATAATGCTACTCACTTCAAAGAATAATGTCCACTTCTGAAAGAGGGTTGTTTTATCATTTTTGTCCAATCTAGATTGCTCTGGAGTCAGTGTGTGTGATTGACGATGGAGAAACCATGTTAGTGGAGGGTCTGCGAGTAGCTCCTCAGGAACGAGGGAAGGGTGTGGCTGGGCACCTGCTGCGCTTCTGCTCCCAGCTGGTCAAGTCCAAGAACCCAGAGGTCAAAGTCACCCGCCTTACGCGTGATGACCAGCTCGGACCCAAGGACTTCCAGAAGTATCGCCTCATCACTAAACAGGTAACTTTAGAATACCAGAGGTTCTCGAATacaagcatttttttttaatctaccaAAAAAGTGAACTTGAGAATTACACAAAAGAATGCCTCTTGTCACCACTCAACATGTACCTTCACTTACAATCAGCTGTCTTTTCCTCCACAGGGTATTCTTCTTGTACGCTTCAGAGCTGAGGACCTTAAGCTTCGTCTTACTGAACTTGTGCCAGATGAAGAACTCAATTGctcttcctccagctcctcctcctcctccccccagccccctcccccAGTATGTCTAGACCCCATAGCCATCCACCATCTTTATTTAACCACTGACCTCATGCGGGGTGTCCTGCCGAATGCCACCATTGTTCAAGACTGGCAGCCATTCAagccattgcctagcaacatggccATCTTGCTAAAGAAGGAAATTGATTGGATGGTGAATGATGTCACCACCCCCACCATGGCTAGCCTCTGCACCTTCCCATTCAGGGTGCCAATCGGAGATGACTGGTAATCGTTTTCTCTTTATCAAAAATGTTAAATAGCAGATGAGTGCTTTGCTTATTTAAAATAAGCTAATTCTGTTttggttaattttttttaacttggatGCTATTTAtgcagttttttccatcctgcatattggttatgatagCATTTTACTTGCCAGCTTGATTGTGGAGATCTAGGATACAGAAGCACCACTGGACACAGTTTCATAATAGCATCTTAGGATGCCACAGCATATGAGCGACACACATTTTTCAACAAGTCCAGATTCAACCCCTTTATGCAAGCCATGTATTTGGAGGTCAAAACAAGAGTAATAGTTAAAAGATATGAAAGTCCAATGTTAGCAACAATGGtccatcacattgctgagctacttcctggttcaaattGCCAGAATGACCATCCTACTTACCATAGGTAGCAGTATCCAATGAATTTCAATATCAATAATATATCAATAATGGCAATTAATGAAAAGCACTTGACCATATCATCACTGCATGAATGTgccacaagaaaacaaaaaacacaaaaaaaaacgtgTGCGGTGGGGAAATGAATTCAGCACCAACCACAGCATTCACTATTCACTCTAAATATTGTTAAAAAAATCTTCATGGTCAAGTTGTTTCTCTCCCAGGAGCTGTTGGTCAAATCCAATTCTCC of Lampris incognitus isolate fLamInc1 chromosome 20, fLamInc1.hap2, whole genome shotgun sequence contains these proteins:
- the nat16 gene encoding histidine N-acetyltransferase codes for the protein MKIENSLTLPQLPEAPSPTGLQFSVATEEDFDEIMAMSQDIYGGLDYLPTRYTTWLQESNRTVILARKQGKVIALESVCVIDDGETMLVEGLRVAPQERGKGVAGHLLRFCSQLVKSKNPEVKVTRLTRDDQLGPKDFQKYRLITKQGILLVRFRAEDLKLRLTELVPDEELNCSSSSSSSSSPQPPPPVCLDPIAIHHLYLTTDLMRGVLPNATIVQDWQPFKPLPSNMAILLKKEIDWMVNDVTTPTMASLCTFPFRVPIGDDWYYLNIDMFGKDLALARQQFLCHLRRHTASLKGHVMCQMFLDPPLWKPMADFCRQTLQVELVKEYTEQCVVESDVM